GTTATCCTtgataaaaaagagaaatgagtatatttaaaaaattcaattatgTCAAggttaatttagatattttaacTTTAAGTTCAAATTGCGTTAGATTGGATTTGCAAATCAGAcatattttggtttgatttatTTTTGACTTGAAGATGAGAATTAAAATTCTCAAAagagtttaaattaatttatttttatgttttaaagcaagaaaaaaaatttaattctaatGAGAGTTCTAATTCTAATTCTCAAAAAAATTGAACAAAGTGGATTTGAGAGTTTTATAATTGATAAAAACGGGtattccatttattttatatcttttaactAAGATtctaaatacaaaaaatatgaaCATATTAGTGCTATTTTTTCCTCACCCGCAATACACGAttaaaagttttctaaaaattcaaTGCAAAATTTGTTTGCCACTCATGCAGAGTTTGTTACATTGACAGGACAAAAATTACCAATAAGAGAAAAAACCAAACCATATCTGTGGGTAGAAAAGGAAAAAACCTCAATCACAAGTCACAACACAAGTACTGCTTTATTAAATACATATCTTATCCTCTCTATTCATTTGTGTGTCAGGGTAGACAAGTAGAAAATGCATAAAAGCAACagaagaaattaagaaaaatttaaatttaacttaGTTATATTATGTAATATATTCTTTCGTTTTATGAGGTCAATATGATATATGTTTATTTGAGCAAATGATTCCAGAAATTTTTGAGTGAGTAGAGTCATTCTTACATTGAATTTGGAAGATTATCTGTGTTACTTTTAGTATTTTGTAGCTATAATTTATGCAGGGAAAGAACTTCATCCATAAAAGATATAGATAACAAAGTAATCACTCTTGCATATTCTTTTACATATATCAAATATAGTAGTGATCGGGATGGGAACCTCTAGAAGAGTATGATAAAATGTTAACCCCTTTATAAACTGATGAACCTTTCTTTTATCGCAGCTACACGCTTGGAACATTTGGCTTTCAACCTCTCCCATGTTGAACAATTGCTGGAATTGAGTTTGCAATCATTGCTTTAGCAGATTTCAGCTCCACTTTTCTAATGATGGATGGTTTCAAGGGCACGAAAAATCTCTCTTCTTTTTAACTGAAGTTGCATGATTTGATCATCCATCGATTGTGTCTGAGCTACTTTGTCCTCCTTATGTTCTCTGTAATCCTTTTTGAGACAAGAAACCTTAAGCTTCTTTGCCTCAAGTTCTGCTAAGAATTTCTCTTCCACTTCAATGTTGACTATGGCCTCCTTGAAAGCCTCACTCACTAATGAAATTTCCTTCACCAACTTCAACTTTATCAGGGGATCAACACTGAATAAAGGGTTAAGTCCATAGCAATACCAAAAAAGAAAGCTAGTTAGCCACTGTAGTCCCCTGCAATTCACTAATTCAGCATCAAAGGTCTAAATCAACCATGTGAGATTCATTCCCCTTTTAAGACACTCCTTGTTGTAGAAACACTTCAGCAATAGAGTAGTCAAATGAGAGTGACCATCCATTTCTTCCCATTCAAGTAACAAAATCTTACATGTGCATAAAAGAAAACGTAATATGTTTGAGACTTTCCTGTTATTTTCACTGAAGtgagaaaaagtgaagaatggttTGCGACTGAATATTATATCTGAAActgaagaatgaagaatgaatAAGGTGAAAGCTTTACCTGGTGGGAGAGAAATGGATGAGATGAAAGAAtaaaaaaggagagagagaatTTGTAACCAATTAAACAATGGTAAAGGTTTCAATTCGCTGACAATCTTAAAAGCATCAATTGTGCTTCTTTGCACAAGTTCTTTGAAGCTGCTCTCTTTCTAGTTCTCTAAAgtattaaaacaaaaacaacCACACGCAATTTTGCAAGAAAAGATTGGCAGTTTGCACAATCTGGATTCCATTCCACAAATCAAGATAACTATGATTGCCTCTTAATTGGGCAGCATGACATAGTAAAATTATCTAGTAATTCCATTCAATTTCCTTAAATACTGCATGGTTCTTTTTCCAATAAGATTAAACACTGCTCTCTCATATGAGAACTTTGATATCTATTCCACACGATAGAATCCCATGACTAGACACAATTGCTATCTATCAACAGACAAGCATATCCTGCAATGTGCAGAAATCATATGACCTGTTCTCTTGCAAAATTGAACGACAGTAATATATATGTCACCTTGAAAGTCAATTTTCCCGTTTTAGTGAACATGGCAATCGATCAAACACCAAGACATGGAAATAAATGAAGAAACTTGTGCAAAATATTAAACTTTTCCCTTGTTAACCAGAAAAAGAGACTAATAGAACAATAAGATTTAGGATTTACCATTTATAGCACAGAATAGGCACCTATGACTGCTTCTGCTTCTGAGTATAATGCTCTTTCAGATATGAAGAGATGACTGTCGTAACAAGTATTCTTCATGGATACCCACCAACTGTTCTGCTACCTGCTTCCATCAATGAATCAAGAGTTGACAGTATATGGGGTACATTTCTCAAAAACAGTTGTTTCCAATAGAAGAAATAAATATCCATACCTGTTCAATACTGCCATCTTCTATCTCTGTGTTAAATGTAAGCAACATGCATTCATGGAGCAGATTTTCCAAATCTTCAACAGGAACGGGTGCTGCAGAAAAAAACTATTAAAGGCATATAGTAAATCGAAAATTGAATGGATGAATGAAGAAATGATACCATAGGATTTGGATAAGGAAGAGAAAAGATTAGAAGCAAGGTGGTGGGATTTCTGGAGGGAGTCAGAGCCACCCCATTGGTTGTTGACGGCCATTTGAAGGGCATGCCAGCCAGAGAGAAGCATAAGGATACCCTCATTCAGGAAAGTAGTCGCACATTCTTGATTCTGCTGTTGCTTTGCCTCTGTTCTTGTTTCTGTTCTCCGTTTCATGGAATCCATCATAACAAGCTCCTCTAATGTGTGTTGGAAGAAGGAAAGATCATTCAAACAACACACACAGAAGAAAGAGAAGGGTGCGTGGGagaacaaattcaaaagacagaGAAAGTCTTGTATAAATGTATGATGAAGGAATGCCATTGTTTCTTCCTTGTTAGCTATATGTGGAAGGGAAAAAAACAagtcatatatttttattttgtttcttctGTTATAATATTTCTATTGCCGTTTTCTTCGTGAATCGAAAACTAAGGAAAGCTTCGTTACTCCGATAAACATATTCGTATAATGCCATGAACTTTTAAGGATGAAAATTTAGAGATGAATGAAGGTAAAGATCATTATATTATCATTTActtattaatattaaaagtatatttttttctcCTTAATTATTACTCACACCTATATATAAATCATGATTCCTTTTCTCTAACTCAAtggttttaacttttaaatattttatagttATATTAAGGCATAAAAAACCATCAAATATTGGTTGTGTAGTTTTCTAAATGGAATAATCGTTCAAATAATATATACcctgaaattttaattatatatttaaactTACTCAACTAAACTATTTCATGAATACACAAACGTAATTGATAGATGTAAGGTGCTATACTATGGTTtgatttgttaaaattttttgaagagatgtttgtattttcttaaattgtttttgataaataaaaaagattatgtatttatacttacaacttttaaaagataaaaatattttaaaaataagtaaaGTGAAGCTTTTTAAATATGACTTGTTCTTTTGAGATGttgatttttctgtttttgttaatttttgcttattttattaaattttgaggtaaagttgatagttgagaattcttaaatgaaaatttagtcaaatcaatcaaattatttaacggctcttaactatcaactttacgtGAAATTGATTGCACATGAATTTTTACTCTTAATTTAGTAtctgaaattttaattatctctatttaatttctaaaatttgcAAATGTGACTTATGTTAGTTTCTGGAATAATTTTCGAGACACAAACGATAAAAAATGCTAACGTAGACAACCGGATGCCACTTTAGACTCTATAAGATGACGTCATTTTTGTTTTGACATTCagatagtaaaaaaaattcttaagtagtatatcaatatatattgaaattttTTCTCACAAAATAAGTAATCCGACCTCGTTTTTGGGTTATTTTAGTGTCAAAACTAAAATGACGTTTTACAAATTCTAGCGTGATATTTAGTTGTTCAATCATCATTAATGTTTTTGTGTTTGCAAAATTTAAGAActaaagagaaaattaaaatttcaaaaactaaattaaaattttatgtacaaattcaagaatcaaattgaaTATTAACTTAATTATTTACCTTATTTATAAGCTCTTACACCTCATGTTATAAGTTTCACTGAAGCAGAATATTCTCTGATGTATTCCTGCAAATTTGAGATACAATTTTATGTTGCCCGTTATAATGCTCATTACATATCATGAATGGAATGAAATGAAATGAACCATCTCATGcaaaaatttaacataatatGTGATCCAACAAATACTTTTAACTTCTGATCTTGAATGTATTGTTGGTTTGTTGTTGATGTGATTAGAAATATTGTGTGAGTTTGTGTTCAATACTTAGGTGCTgttgattaaaaattaattagatttttttttaattgtaaaagTGAAACAATAAAAAAGTACATTGTTTAGTTCAAAACTTCTTCGTTCATAAACTTTGatgtttttaaatttgtttataaatttttaataataaattataaataaattattatgtaaaattataaaatttttgaaattttattaatttaaaaattatttaattaaaatatttaaaatatattaaatttttaataattttattttatatttaattaaaaccAGTTCAATCACAATTCAATTTTTGTTGGATCATTAAACCAGCCATTCAACTAGTTTGTaaattaattctatttttacAACTTCGATAAAAGTTTTAtcaaaccaaaaaaataatatttacacaaaaaaataaataatatttttttctcaatCATATTAAATATACGCTAAAATTAGTCACAAAAATTAGCTATTAgaataaaatacacattaaatataaaataatattttatccaTAGCACTTCTAATTAAATTTAcacaaaaaaatgaataatatttttttctcaatcatgctaaatatatactaaaattagtcaaaaaattagttatcaaaataaaatacacgttaaaatacaaaatacatattaaaaatgaattaaattatacactttttctttttcgtgtGGGAGAGAGAAAAGTGTATTTCCTAATGATGTGAGAAGAGAAGTGTTTAACTTTGCTATGGGAGCTACAAATCGGTGCCTCcgatttgttttatttttttcccaaACAATCACAAATCGGACGATCCGATTTgtgatttcgaaaataaaaattttttaatgttgAAATCGAACTGTccgatttttattttaaaaaataaaaaaaaataaaaaatacaaacgGACTTGAGATTTgtagtttttttttcaaataaatcaGACTCTCCGATTTGtagtttattttttcttcaaacaaattggaccgtccgatttgaataaaacaccatataaaaaaaa
The genomic region above belongs to Arachis stenosperma cultivar V10309 chromosome 5, arast.V10309.gnm1.PFL2, whole genome shotgun sequence and contains:
- the LOC130979052 gene encoding uncharacterized protein LOC130979052, whose translation is MDGHSHLTTLLLKCFYNKECLKRGMNLTCVDPLIKLKLVKEISLVSEAFKEAIVNIEVEEKFLAELEAKKLKVSCLKKDYREHKEDKVAQTQSMDDQIMQLQLKRREIFRALETIHH
- the LOC130979051 gene encoding uncharacterized protein LOC130979051 → MMDSMKRRTETRTEAKQQQNQECATTFLNEGILMLLSGWHALQMAVNNQWGGSDSLQKSHHLASNLFSSLSKSYAPVPVEDLENLLHECMLLTFNTEIEDGSIEQVAEQLVGIHEEYLLRQSSLHI